One region of Polyodon spathula isolate WHYD16114869_AA chromosome 25, ASM1765450v1, whole genome shotgun sequence genomic DNA includes:
- the LOC121299540 gene encoding coiled-coil-helix-coiled-coil-helix domain-containing protein 10, mitochondrial-like: protein MHRRSRSRPSPAASPPAHAPPSMAAPAPAQPQQPGLMAQMATTAAGVAVGSAVGHVVGSALTGAFGGGSSSEPAKPASTPQEPVRQPAYRQPGPCHFEVKQFLDCATNQDDLYLCEGFSEVLKQCKLSHGVSSLV, encoded by the exons ATGCACAGAAGAAGCCGTAGTAGACCTTCTCCTGCTGCAAG CCCCCCTGCACATGCTCCCCCCTCGATGGCAGCTCCAGCCCCTGCTCAGCCGCAGCAGCCCGGGCTCATGGCACAAATGGCCACGACAGCGGCGGGTGTGGCAGTGGGGTCAGCTGTGGGGCACGTCGTGGGCAGTGCACTCACTGGGGCATTCGGCGGAGGCAGCAGCTCCGAGCCTGCAAAGCCAGCCAGCACGCCCCAG GAGCCAGTGAGACAGCCTGCCTACCGGCAGCCGGGCCCCTGTCACTTCGAGGTGAAACAGTTCTTAGACTGCGCCACCAACCAGGATGATCTGTACCTGTGTGAGGGGTTCAGCGAGGTGCTCAAACAGTGCAAGCTCTCTCATG GAGTCTCATCGCTGGTTtaa